The DNA window CAAACAACTTGTCCAATGCCTGCGCGATCAGCTCCGGTGCGCCATGCAGAAATACCGGTACCGGAGGCAGCTGGCATTCCAGCTGTCGCGGCCCGACCAGACCGCGATAGGCCTCGACACAGCCGCCGACCAGCGCCCCCAGCTCGATGTCTTCCAGATCGGTGGAGGCGATGGCCTGCTCGACCCGGCTGGACTCACTCATTGCCCGCACCAGATGGCTGAGCCGGGCCAGACCGTCACGTGCGCGCGAAAGATAGGCCTCGCCTCCTGGCGGCAAGGGGCTGGGCAAAACCAGTTCGAGATTGTCCAGCGAAGACTTGACGATGGCCAGCGGCGTATTCAGTTCGTGTGACAGCTTGGAGGCCAGTGTCCGCAGATAACTGGTATAGCCGTCGATCATGCCGAACAGGGCCTCGAAGCGGCGGGCCAGCTCGCCGATCTCGTCTTCCGATGCCGTCAGCGCGGATGCGCCCAGGGACAGACTGCCGGCATATCGACCGTCATTGAGTTCCACCCGACGGATCGCATGCGACAGGCGCCTGAGCCGCCAGCTGAGCCGCGTCGCGAAGACCAGCAGGATGCCACCGGCCAGGAGCATGGCCGCCAGGCTGCTCAGCAACAGCTCCAGCAAGGCCTTGTTGGCCATCAACGGCATCGCGCTGCTGACCTGCTCGATCAGCAGCACGCTCTGCAGCTTCCCGCCACGCAAGATCGGCACCGCCACCGACAATACCGTGCTGCCTCGAGTCTCCCCATAATGCCAGCGGACGCTGGCACGGCCCTGGGCGATCGCCGCCGGCAAGGGCAGACGTGGCGCGTCCTGCATCCACAGCTCGGCCGGCTCGATGGTGCCGGCCAGCAGGACTTCGTAGATCAAGGTAGCCAGCCAGCCCGGCTCCGCACGCGCCGAACGCAGGGCACCGGTTTCACCCAGCACCCAGCCATCGGCGGAAAGCACTCTGGCCCGGGTCCCGCTGGGCGCCAGTTCGGCCAGCTCGGAAGAAATCGCCGGTGACAGGCGGAATACCGGACGCTCATCCGCCCGCGCGGGATCACCCGGACCATGGCCGCGGTGCAGGCCGATCCCCAGGCCATTCAGCAAGGTGGTCAAGGGCAAGGCCAGCTCGACCTGCCAGTGAGTGCCATCTTCCTGCCATTGTCCGCTGAAGGTCTCCGGCAGCCCTTCCACCGGCGGATCCAGACCCTGCGCCTGCACCGTCCCCGGGGCTGCACTGGCCAGCAGATAACGCCGCCAGCGCGTACCATCGCTCAAAGCCAGAAC is part of the Frateuria aurantia DSM 6220 genome and encodes:
- a CDS encoding ATP-binding protein → MSLRRKLLWLALCTLVLPVTGWLYLRQMQGLLREGQAQALTAAARAVARGMLLDDSPLPTAERGWYLQTSLNPITVDGYADDWAPLTPWQQHPPGGDGQVLLAANGTQAYLFVSMPVSSRVRADSDDPRALQADHLVLALSDGTRWRRYLLASAAPGTVQAQGLDPPVEGLPETFSGQWQEDGTHWQVELALPLTTLLNGLGIGLHRGHGPGDPARADERPVFRLSPAISSELAELAPSGTRARVLSADGWVLGETGALRSARAEPGWLATLIYEVLLAGTIEPAELWMQDAPRLPLPAAIAQGRASVRWHYGETRGSTVLSVAVPILRGGKLQSVLLIEQVSSAMPLMANKALLELLLSSLAAMLLAGGILLVFATRLSWRLRRLSHAIRRVELNDGRYAGSLSLGASALTASEDEIGELARRFEALFGMIDGYTSYLRTLASKLSHELNTPLAIVKSSLDNLELVLPSPLPPGGEAYLSRARDGLARLSHLVRAMSESSRVEQAIASTDLEDIELGALVGGCVEAYRGLVGPRQLECQLPPVPVFLHGAPELIAQALDKLFDNALSFSPESGWIRLSLRRYEDEILLEVANRGPLLPEGLGVQLFGSLVSQRNNAAPGEAPHLGLGLYVVKLVCEFHRGRATARNLADGSGVAFTMHLRSLPRTRLAGSDSGH